In a single window of the Halopiger xanaduensis SH-6 genome:
- a CDS encoding ABC transporter ATP-binding protein: protein MSAETVHTDRGTVDALELIEVDDPIFSVRDVSVTFDMDRGESRVLDDVSLDIAREEVLGVVGESGSGKSMFASALLDAVVDPGRVDGEITYYPDSGPPVDVLELGADELRRFRWEEVSMVFQGAQSSFNPVITIREHFEETINAHGREVGEAMAHARELIADLHMEPDRVLDSYPHELSGGMKQRTLIALSLVLEPNVLVMDEPTAALDLLMQRSILDLLENLKEKYNLTVVFITHDLPLVTGLSDRLAVLYAFEFVEIADADRIVDRPVHPYTRSLLKAVPNLNMPLAEMQPIEGSAPDPVNVPAGCSYHPRCPLADDQCRTDDPPLRETDEDAVAACFHWEDAPDAVPLDLDREYDPDEQTIVDGSQSERPVLSLEDVEVHFEQEKRGLRNFFSDPEVVRAVDGVDLDIYENDVVALVGESGCGKTTLGKAAIGAQRPTGGRVSYRDVDIWEARDQGDTDVEFDEIRRSLQMIHQDPGSSLNPNKTVRKSLESPLKLWKPDMDSADRNARILGMLEYVGMRPPEDYADRYPHQLSGGEQQRVALIRALLMNPDVILADEAVSALDVSLRVEMMDLMLELQEWFDTSYLFISHNLSNARYFAGGVGGRIGVMYLGEIIEIGPAEEIIQDPRHPYTKVLKWSTEDLDSDAEAGEPPVRGIDIPDPVDPPSGCRFHTRCPEAREICRSQCPSIDDSDAVADEHATACFREYGSDHPYWDSDSIVDEPRPASGTGVGEEASSD, encoded by the coding sequence ATGAGCGCCGAGACCGTCCACACCGACCGCGGGACCGTCGACGCCCTCGAGCTGATCGAGGTCGACGATCCGATCTTTTCGGTTCGGGACGTCTCGGTCACGTTCGATATGGACCGCGGCGAGTCGCGAGTGCTCGACGACGTCTCCCTCGATATCGCTCGCGAGGAAGTCCTCGGCGTCGTCGGCGAGTCTGGTTCCGGCAAGTCGATGTTCGCGTCGGCGCTGTTGGACGCCGTCGTCGATCCCGGCCGCGTCGACGGTGAGATCACGTACTACCCCGACTCGGGACCGCCGGTCGACGTGCTCGAGCTGGGAGCAGACGAACTTCGTCGCTTCCGCTGGGAAGAAGTGTCGATGGTGTTCCAGGGGGCACAGAGTTCGTTCAATCCGGTCATCACGATCCGCGAGCACTTCGAGGAGACGATCAACGCCCACGGTCGTGAGGTCGGCGAAGCGATGGCTCACGCGCGGGAACTCATCGCCGACCTCCACATGGAACCGGATCGCGTCCTCGATTCCTACCCTCACGAGCTTTCCGGCGGCATGAAACAGCGGACGCTCATCGCCCTCTCGCTGGTCCTCGAGCCGAACGTACTCGTGATGGACGAGCCGACGGCGGCGCTGGACCTGTTGATGCAGCGGTCGATCCTGGACCTCCTCGAGAACCTCAAGGAGAAGTACAACCTGACCGTCGTGTTCATCACGCACGACCTCCCGCTGGTGACGGGACTGTCCGATCGACTCGCGGTGTTGTACGCGTTCGAGTTCGTCGAGATCGCGGATGCCGACCGGATCGTCGATCGCCCAGTCCACCCGTATACGCGGTCGCTGCTGAAGGCGGTGCCGAACCTGAACATGCCGCTGGCGGAGATGCAGCCGATCGAGGGATCGGCGCCCGACCCGGTCAACGTGCCGGCCGGCTGTTCGTACCATCCTCGGTGTCCCCTGGCCGACGATCAGTGTCGAACCGATGATCCACCGCTTCGCGAAACCGACGAGGACGCCGTCGCCGCCTGCTTCCACTGGGAGGACGCTCCCGATGCAGTGCCGTTGGATCTCGATCGGGAGTACGACCCCGACGAACAGACGATCGTCGACGGCTCTCAATCCGAACGGCCTGTACTCTCCCTCGAGGACGTTGAGGTGCACTTCGAACAGGAAAAGCGGGGCCTGCGAAACTTCTTTTCGGATCCCGAAGTCGTCCGTGCGGTCGACGGCGTGGACCTCGATATCTACGAGAACGACGTCGTCGCCCTCGTCGGCGAGAGCGGCTGCGGAAAGACCACGCTGGGCAAGGCCGCGATCGGCGCCCAGCGGCCGACCGGCGGTCGCGTCTCCTACCGGGACGTCGATATCTGGGAAGCCCGGGATCAGGGTGATACCGACGTCGAGTTCGACGAGATTCGCCGCTCGCTCCAGATGATCCACCAGGATCCGGGGAGCTCGCTGAACCCGAACAAGACCGTCCGGAAGAGCCTCGAGTCGCCGCTGAAACTCTGGAAGCCGGATATGGACTCCGCCGATCGGAACGCGCGTATCCTCGGCATGCTCGAGTACGTCGGCATGCGTCCGCCGGAGGATTACGCCGACCGGTATCCACACCAGCTTTCCGGTGGCGAACAGCAACGCGTCGCGCTGATTCGAGCCCTGCTGATGAATCCCGACGTGATCCTCGCGGACGAAGCCGTTTCGGCGCTGGACGTCTCCCTGCGGGTCGAGATGATGGATCTCATGCTCGAGTTGCAGGAGTGGTTCGACACCTCGTACCTCTTTATCTCGCACAATCTCTCGAACGCCCGGTACTTTGCGGGCGGCGTCGGGGGCCGAATCGGCGTCATGTACCTCGGAGAGATCATCGAGATCGGACCCGCGGAAGAGATCATTCAGGATCCGCGCCACCCGTACACGAAGGTACTAAAATGGTCGACGGAGGATCTCGACTCCGACGCCGAGGCCGGCGAGCCGCCGGTCCGCGGAATCGACATTCCCGACCCCGTCGATCCACCCTCCGGCTGTCGGTTCCACACGCGCTGTCCGGAGGCCAGGGAGATCTGTCGCTCGCAGTGTCCGTCGATCGATGACTCGGATGCCGTCGCGGACGAGCACGCGACGGCGTGTTTCCGGGAGTACGGTTCCGACCATCCTTACTGGGACAGCGACTCGATCGTCGACGAACCCCGGCCCGCTTCCGGGACGGGTGTAGGAGAGGAAGCCTCGAGCGACTAA
- a CDS encoding ABC transporter permease yields the protein MKSTDRSSTDHPFERVSEVSSTDGFDLSRWLEEHVLVPVRILAEDRKTIIGVSILTVYVLMGTVGVLLVPEPTTDGPRLQAPFQSLEYPLGTDAMGHDLLAMIVHATPQMLQMILAGAVFATAVATVVGTVAGYKGGLADDVLTLVMDVMLTVPGLPLIIVLAATIEPSNPLLIGVLLTINTWAGLARTIRAEVLSLRNDNYVEAARLMGTPTWRIIAEDIVPNIMPYVLINFMMAGRSVIFSAVGLYFLGLLPFTALNWGVILDMASSNGALSSTSTIHWVIVPTVVIIALSYGLIMLSQGMDRLFNPRVRARKRD from the coding sequence ATGAAGAGTACTGATCGGTCGTCCACGGATCACCCGTTCGAGCGGGTTTCCGAGGTCTCGAGTACCGACGGGTTCGACCTCTCGCGGTGGCTCGAGGAACACGTCCTCGTTCCGGTGCGGATTCTCGCCGAGGACCGGAAGACGATCATTGGCGTCTCGATCCTGACCGTCTACGTCCTCATGGGAACCGTCGGCGTCCTGCTAGTCCCGGAGCCGACGACGGACGGCCCCCGGTTGCAGGCGCCGTTCCAGTCGCTCGAGTACCCGCTCGGAACCGACGCGATGGGCCACGACCTTCTCGCGATGATCGTCCACGCGACGCCGCAGATGCTGCAGATGATCCTCGCCGGTGCGGTGTTCGCAACCGCGGTCGCAACGGTCGTCGGAACGGTTGCGGGGTACAAGGGAGGCCTCGCCGACGACGTCTTGACGCTCGTCATGGACGTCATGCTCACGGTTCCCGGGCTCCCGTTGATCATCGTCCTCGCGGCGACGATCGAGCCGTCGAATCCGCTGCTCATCGGCGTGTTACTCACGATCAACACCTGGGCGGGGCTCGCGCGAACGATCCGTGCTGAGGTTCTCTCGCTGCGCAACGACAACTACGTCGAAGCCGCACGCCTCATGGGGACGCCGACCTGGCGCATCATCGCGGAGGATATCGTCCCGAACATCATGCCGTACGTGCTGATCAACTTCATGATGGCCGGCCGGTCGGTCATCTTCAGCGCCGTCGGTCTCTACTTCCTGGGGCTGTTACCGTTCACCGCGCTGAATTGGGGCGTGATCCTCGATATGGCCTCGAGCAACGGCGCGCTCTCGAGCACGTCGACGATCCACTGGGTGATCGTTCCGACGGTCGTCATCATCGCCCTGTCCTACGGGCTGATCATGCTCTCGCAGGGAATGGATCGGCTGTTCAACCCGCGCGTGCGAGCCCGGAAGCGAGACTAA
- a CDS encoding ABC transporter permease, with the protein MTNWLTKRLVKAALTVWGVVTLTFALSHLMPGGPAQHIQAQLVSREGGSIDPERLNQLMERYTNVQPDKPVWQQYIDYVTAVLQGDLGESIIRNEPVVGIIADALPWTIFVMGVSLILTFVIGISLGAVMAYYEGTRFDFVTSTIGTVLNSTPFYLLGLLLLFVFAYQLNFLPTGGNMNPRTDPGLNYPFIRGVLVHATLPVLSMVLTEAGGWALSMRGNSISILGNDYLRVARLRGLSDRRIAFTYIGRNAILPLYTNFMIAIGFVIGGSVILEQVFTYEGIGYYMVDAVQANDHPLVMGTFLVLTLAVVFGLLFADLTYGKLDPRIAAGGDSDEEY; encoded by the coding sequence ATGACTAACTGGCTCACGAAACGACTCGTCAAGGCCGCGCTCACCGTCTGGGGCGTCGTGACGCTGACGTTCGCACTGAGTCACCTGATGCCGGGCGGGCCGGCCCAACACATTCAGGCGCAACTCGTCTCCCGGGAGGGCGGCAGCATCGATCCCGAACGCCTGAACCAGTTGATGGAACGGTACACGAACGTCCAGCCGGACAAACCCGTGTGGCAACAGTACATCGATTACGTGACCGCGGTGCTACAGGGCGACCTCGGCGAGTCGATCATCCGGAACGAGCCGGTCGTCGGCATCATCGCGGACGCGCTTCCGTGGACGATCTTCGTGATGGGTGTCTCGCTAATCCTGACGTTCGTCATCGGGATCTCCCTCGGCGCGGTGATGGCCTACTACGAGGGCACGCGGTTCGACTTCGTCACGTCGACGATCGGGACGGTTCTCAACTCCACCCCGTTCTACCTCCTCGGGCTCTTGCTCCTGTTCGTCTTCGCGTACCAGCTCAATTTCCTCCCGACGGGCGGGAACATGAATCCGCGGACGGATCCCGGACTGAACTACCCGTTCATCAGGGGCGTCCTCGTACACGCGACGCTGCCGGTCCTCTCGATGGTCCTCACCGAGGCCGGCGGCTGGGCGCTCTCGATGCGGGGCAACAGTATCAGCATCCTCGGTAATGACTACCTCCGCGTCGCCCGCCTTCGCGGCCTCTCCGATCGACGGATCGCCTTCACCTACATCGGGCGAAACGCGATCCTGCCGCTGTACACGAACTTCATGATCGCGATCGGGTTCGTCATCGGCGGCAGCGTCATCCTCGAGCAGGTGTTCACCTACGAGGGGATCGGCTACTACATGGTCGACGCCGTGCAGGCCAACGATCACCCGCTTGTGATGGGGACGTTCCTCGTCCTAACGCTCGCAGTGGTCTTCGGGCTGCTGTTCGCCGACCTGACCTACGGCAAACTCGATCCGCGGATTGCCGCCGGAGGTGATTCCGATGAAGAGTACTGA
- a CDS encoding ABC transporter substrate-binding protein yields MVRTTDKTRARYRSLSRRRLLQTTAGGATVLAAGCAGGTGSGDDQILVDGDHHWMDEAELNPYAGDSTGGAIWRFFPALALYSTEATFYEGGSEDEHVTYGEFRPGSAAEWDHTGDQMSITLREDWQWDSGDEVTADDLVTRLRLDKYDETDTWDFVEQVYADGEKTVVLEFDAEYDEELFLHTFFLPGMTVNTPPEIDGEQTKFGEILEALEESTTDSEIDDRMTELMEYSWAPGDLALAGPYSVETVTRDTLILEPNDGFWEPVAFDEFETRTVGLGGTGADTQQVLSNETDLGPILTPEMLEEMASALHMAIKQGAFGVGLGFNLQGDGPYTDRNFRRAVAYVLDAQRIAEGSNPLLYGVPEYAATNLITTEQAEDILGDRIGDFELYERDTDRAAELMREAGYERDGDAWVDDGGEQVVLQLDTTQWDGYPELGNQSTELLESFGIDVEFEVMQESSYVDMIWGEGSGLEAAFATWGDGHPYPAFQEAFSDWSQWNTPAELEVPMPIGDPEGDLETVNVRELTQQIPDQTGEELSETLVELSWAFNQSLPVVPLVSENMGVTYWTDDWAFPGRDDPIWGVERNHEKLTAYGLVSPSGDGNE; encoded by the coding sequence ATGGTACGGACGACTGACAAGACTAGGGCTCGGTATCGGTCACTGTCCCGCCGCCGGCTGCTCCAAACGACAGCCGGCGGGGCGACGGTACTGGCTGCAGGGTGTGCAGGTGGCACCGGATCCGGCGACGATCAAATCCTCGTCGACGGCGACCACCACTGGATGGACGAGGCGGAACTCAATCCGTACGCCGGCGACTCGACCGGCGGCGCGATCTGGCGATTCTTCCCGGCGCTGGCCCTCTACTCGACCGAAGCGACGTTCTACGAGGGCGGTTCCGAGGACGAACACGTCACCTACGGGGAGTTCCGCCCCGGAAGCGCCGCCGAGTGGGACCACACCGGCGATCAAATGTCGATCACGCTCCGCGAGGACTGGCAGTGGGACTCCGGCGACGAGGTGACCGCGGACGATCTCGTCACGCGACTGCGACTCGACAAGTACGACGAGACGGACACCTGGGACTTCGTCGAGCAGGTCTACGCCGACGGCGAGAAAACCGTCGTGCTCGAGTTCGACGCCGAGTACGACGAGGAGCTGTTCCTCCACACGTTCTTCCTCCCGGGAATGACGGTCAACACCCCGCCGGAGATCGACGGCGAGCAGACGAAGTTCGGCGAAATCCTCGAGGCGCTCGAGGAGTCGACGACCGATAGCGAGATCGACGACCGGATGACCGAACTGATGGAGTACAGTTGGGCCCCCGGCGATCTCGCGCTGGCTGGGCCCTACAGCGTCGAGACGGTGACGCGGGATACGCTCATCCTCGAGCCGAACGACGGCTTCTGGGAGCCGGTCGCGTTCGACGAGTTCGAGACGAGAACGGTCGGACTCGGCGGGACCGGAGCCGACACGCAACAGGTGCTGTCGAACGAGACCGATCTCGGCCCGATTCTGACGCCCGAGATGCTCGAGGAGATGGCGTCAGCGCTTCACATGGCGATCAAGCAGGGCGCATTCGGTGTCGGGCTGGGGTTCAATCTGCAGGGCGACGGCCCCTACACCGACCGCAACTTCCGCCGGGCGGTCGCATACGTACTGGACGCCCAGCGTATCGCCGAGGGATCGAACCCGCTGCTGTACGGCGTCCCCGAGTACGCGGCGACCAACCTCATCACGACCGAACAGGCCGAGGACATCCTCGGCGACCGCATCGGCGACTTCGAACTGTACGAACGGGACACCGACCGGGCGGCGGAACTGATGCGCGAAGCCGGCTACGAACGCGACGGCGACGCGTGGGTTGACGACGGCGGCGAACAGGTCGTCCTCCAGCTCGATACGACCCAGTGGGACGGCTATCCGGAACTGGGCAACCAGTCGACGGAGTTGCTCGAGTCCTTCGGCATCGACGTGGAGTTCGAAGTGATGCAGGAGTCGTCGTACGTCGACATGATCTGGGGCGAGGGCTCCGGGCTGGAAGCGGCGTTCGCGACGTGGGGCGACGGTCACCCGTACCCGGCCTTCCAGGAGGCGTTCAGCGACTGGAGCCAGTGGAACACGCCCGCGGAGCTCGAGGTTCCGATGCCAATCGGCGACCCGGAGGGCGATCTCGAGACGGTCAACGTCCGCGAACTGACCCAGCAGATTCCCGACCAGACCGGCGAGGAGCTGTCGGAGACGCTCGTCGAACTCTCGTGGGCGTTCAACCAGAGCCTACCCGTCGTCCCGCTGGTCAGCGAGAACATGGGCGTTACCTACTGGACCGACGACTGGGCGTTCCCGGGCCGAGACGATCCCATCTGGGGCGTCGAGCGCAATCACGAGAAACTGACCGCTTACGGACTTGTCAGTCCGAGCGGAGACGGAAACGAGTGA
- a CDS encoding glycoside hydrolase family 95 protein, with translation MDEGATHTLWYDEPADEWIDALPLGNGRLGAMAYGGLERERIQCNEETLWAGGHEEKVVEGASEHGEEIRQLCFEGEYEEAQRRCNEHLQGEPPGIRPYLPFCDLLIEQPGHDEATAYRRELDLADGCYRVEYDLEGTTYTREYFVSAPDDVLVVRLECDGPRSIDASIRLDRDRCARAGVDEENRLLLRGQVIDVPNTADMYQGSGGWGLRFEGRAAVRTSGASVEPNVDDDWGQSPSAVTVTGADAVTVVFAAATDFDGDDPSDATTATLEAAADRRYEELKRRHVDDHRALFDRVSLELGDPVDAPIDERLAAVRNGSRDPHLVQLYFQYGRYLLLASSRPGTLPANLQGIWNEEYDPPWHSCYTLDVNLEMNYWHAEVANLAECAEPLVAFVDSMRESGRRTAREYYDCDGFAAHVDTDLWRTTVQTVDARWGHWPMAPAWLCRNLWDHYAFSGDRTDLETIYPILKDAARFLLDFLVEHPDRGWLVTAPSASPENQFRTPDGQEATVCEGPTMDVQLATDLFTHCIEAATELGVADGADESFVADLSDALERLPPMQIGEHGQLQEWLEDYEAVDPGHRHVSHLFGFYPADVITRRDDPALADAVRTSLERRLEHGGGHTGWSCAWTIALFARLEDGDRALEAVRKLLSESTYDSLLDSHPPFQIDGNFGGAAGIAELLLQSHGDELRLLPALPEAWTDGSVEGLRARGGLEVDLRWTDGRLESAVLRPEHESEIRIRTRTPIERITTESSQRVPFASPEPNVVSVSVEPDRTYAIETESE, from the coding sequence ATGGACGAGGGAGCGACCCACACCCTGTGGTACGACGAGCCGGCCGACGAGTGGATCGACGCGCTGCCGCTCGGCAACGGCCGACTCGGTGCGATGGCCTACGGCGGGCTCGAGCGCGAGCGCATCCAGTGCAACGAGGAGACGCTGTGGGCCGGCGGCCACGAGGAGAAAGTCGTCGAGGGGGCGTCCGAGCACGGAGAGGAGATCCGGCAGTTGTGCTTCGAGGGAGAGTACGAGGAGGCCCAACGGCGCTGCAACGAACACCTCCAAGGGGAGCCGCCCGGAATTCGGCCGTACCTTCCCTTTTGCGACCTGCTGATCGAGCAGCCGGGCCACGACGAGGCGACGGCCTACCGTCGGGAACTCGACCTCGCCGACGGCTGCTACCGGGTCGAGTACGACCTCGAGGGAACGACCTATACACGCGAGTACTTCGTCTCTGCGCCCGACGACGTCCTGGTCGTCCGTCTCGAGTGCGACGGGCCGAGGTCGATCGACGCGTCGATCCGACTCGACCGCGATCGCTGTGCGCGCGCCGGCGTCGACGAGGAGAATCGCCTCCTTCTGCGCGGACAGGTCATCGACGTGCCGAACACGGCCGATATGTATCAGGGCTCGGGCGGCTGGGGACTCCGGTTCGAAGGCCGAGCGGCGGTGCGGACTAGTGGTGCGTCCGTCGAGCCTAACGTCGACGACGACTGGGGACAGTCCCCGAGCGCAGTCACTGTCACAGGAGCGGACGCCGTAACGGTCGTCTTCGCCGCAGCGACGGACTTCGACGGCGACGATCCCAGCGACGCGACGACGGCGACGCTCGAGGCGGCCGCCGACCGACGCTACGAAGAACTCAAGCGCCGCCACGTCGACGATCACCGCGCCCTCTTCGATCGCGTCTCGCTCGAGTTGGGTGATCCCGTCGACGCACCGATCGACGAACGGTTAGCCGCTGTCCGGAACGGCAGCCGCGATCCGCATCTCGTCCAACTGTACTTCCAGTACGGGCGCTACCTCCTGCTGGCCAGTTCGCGACCGGGAACCCTCCCGGCGAATCTGCAGGGGATCTGGAACGAGGAGTACGACCCGCCCTGGCACAGCTGTTACACGCTCGACGTCAACCTCGAGATGAACTACTGGCACGCCGAGGTGGCGAACCTCGCGGAGTGTGCCGAACCGCTGGTCGCGTTCGTCGACTCGATGCGCGAGTCCGGGCGGCGGACGGCCCGCGAGTACTACGACTGCGACGGGTTCGCCGCCCACGTCGACACCGACCTCTGGCGGACGACCGTCCAGACCGTCGACGCGCGCTGGGGCCACTGGCCGATGGCACCCGCCTGGCTCTGTCGGAACCTCTGGGACCACTACGCGTTCTCCGGCGATCGGACCGACCTCGAGACGATCTATCCGATCCTGAAAGACGCCGCACGGTTCCTGCTCGATTTCCTCGTCGAACATCCCGACCGCGGCTGGCTCGTCACCGCGCCGTCGGCCTCGCCCGAAAACCAGTTCCGGACGCCGGACGGTCAGGAGGCGACCGTCTGCGAGGGGCCGACGATGGACGTCCAACTCGCGACCGACCTCTTTACGCACTGCATCGAGGCTGCGACCGAACTCGGCGTCGCCGACGGCGCCGACGAGTCGTTCGTCGCCGACCTGTCCGACGCACTCGAGCGGCTGCCGCCGATGCAGATCGGCGAGCACGGTCAACTCCAGGAGTGGCTCGAGGACTACGAGGCGGTCGATCCGGGCCACCGCCACGTCTCGCACCTGTTCGGCTTCTACCCCGCGGACGTAATCACCCGCCGCGACGATCCGGCTCTCGCCGACGCCGTCCGAACGTCGCTCGAACGCCGCCTCGAGCACGGCGGCGGCCACACCGGCTGGAGTTGCGCGTGGACGATTGCGCTGTTTGCACGGCTGGAAGACGGCGACCGCGCCCTCGAGGCCGTCCGGAAACTCCTCTCCGAGTCGACGTACGACAGCCTGCTCGATTCTCACCCGCCGTTCCAGATCGACGGCAACTTCGGCGGTGCGGCCGGCATCGCAGAACTGCTCCTGCAGAGTCACGGCGACGAACTCCGACTGCTCCCGGCGCTGCCGGAAGCGTGGACGGACGGGAGCGTCGAAGGGTTGCGCGCCCGCGGCGGCCTCGAGGTCGATCTTCGTTGGACGGACGGCCGACTCGAGTCGGCGGTTCTCAGGCCGGAGCACGAGTCGGAAATTCGGATTCGGACTCGAACGCCCATCGAACGAATCACGACTGAGTCGAGCCAGCGAGTGCCGTTTGCGTCTCCCGAACCGAACGTCGTCAGCGTGTCGGTCGAACCGGATCGGACGTACGCGATCGAAACCGAGAGCGAGTGA
- a CDS encoding beta-galactosidase, whose product MSIGTCYFPEHWPSERWETDVQQMADAGLEYVRMGEFAWARLEPERGEFDFEWLETALEYIGDHGMQAVLCTPTATPPRWLVDDHPDMLQEEPDGTTREFGGRRHYCFNSEAYALETDRIVTRLAERFADHPVVAGWQTDNEYGCHGTIRCYCDDCSAAFSEWLQDRYGDIETLNEAWGTTFWSQRYNDFDQIQPPRHSAASQHPSLLLDYYRFSSDSAVAYNERQVDILREADDDWFVTHNFMSHFGPLDAYDVSESLDFASWDSYPTGHVQVQAQGEPSTDEYLVGSPDVTGLDHDLYRSAADAPFWVMEQQPGDINWPPYSPQPAEGAMRLWAHHAVAHGADSVVYFRWRRCRQGQEQYHAGLLEADGSPDRGYADAADAAADLESLPELEGSEASVAILHEYDNLWALNIQPHAPEFDYWAHLETYYRALRKRGVAVDIVPPTRDLEDYAAVVAPTLHLVDDELATRLTEYVDGGGNLLLTMRSGVKDRANQLLNEPAPGPLADLVGATVDAHEAPHPKQERALEYDGESFDYRVWDEWLEPETATVTGTHRAGTAAGTPAITTNDVGDGRVRYCGVWPEDELADAIVTDLLEDANVATTPEPLPANVRAIGRNGYSWVLNFTGEERVLSLPTDASVVVGSDTVPAYDFAVVDTSVTELEVE is encoded by the coding sequence ATGTCAATCGGAACGTGCTACTTTCCGGAACACTGGCCGAGCGAACGATGGGAAACGGACGTCCAACAGATGGCCGATGCAGGCCTCGAGTACGTCCGGATGGGCGAGTTCGCGTGGGCGCGGTTGGAACCCGAACGCGGCGAGTTCGACTTCGAGTGGCTCGAGACGGCTCTCGAGTATATCGGCGACCACGGAATGCAAGCCGTTCTGTGTACGCCGACGGCGACGCCGCCGCGGTGGCTCGTCGACGACCATCCGGACATGCTGCAGGAAGAACCGGACGGGACGACGCGCGAGTTCGGCGGTCGTCGCCACTACTGCTTTAATTCCGAGGCGTACGCGCTAGAGACGGATCGCATCGTCACGCGGCTGGCGGAACGGTTCGCCGACCACCCCGTCGTCGCCGGCTGGCAGACCGACAACGAGTACGGCTGTCACGGGACGATCCGGTGTTACTGCGACGACTGTTCGGCGGCGTTCAGCGAGTGGCTTCAGGACCGGTACGGCGACATCGAAACGCTCAACGAGGCGTGGGGAACGACGTTCTGGAGCCAGCGGTACAACGACTTCGACCAGATTCAGCCGCCGCGCCACTCCGCGGCCAGCCAGCACCCGTCGCTGCTCCTCGATTACTACCGGTTCAGCAGCGACAGCGCCGTCGCGTACAACGAGCGGCAGGTCGACATTCTACGAGAGGCCGACGACGACTGGTTCGTCACGCACAACTTCATGAGCCACTTCGGTCCGCTCGACGCGTACGACGTCAGCGAGAGCCTCGACTTCGCTTCGTGGGACTCCTATCCGACCGGTCACGTTCAGGTCCAGGCCCAGGGGGAACCCTCGACCGACGAATACCTCGTCGGGAGTCCCGACGTCACCGGCCTCGATCACGACCTCTACCGCTCCGCCGCGGACGCGCCGTTCTGGGTGATGGAACAGCAGCCCGGCGACATCAACTGGCCGCCCTATTCGCCCCAGCCCGCGGAGGGGGCGATGCGGCTCTGGGCCCACCACGCCGTCGCCCACGGCGCCGACAGCGTCGTCTACTTCCGCTGGCGCCGCTGCCGGCAAGGCCAGGAGCAGTACCACGCCGGGCTCCTCGAGGCCGACGGCAGCCCGGATCGCGGCTACGCCGACGCCGCCGACGCGGCTGCCGACCTCGAGTCGCTTCCGGAGCTCGAGGGATCCGAGGCGTCGGTCGCGATCCTCCACGAGTACGACAACCTCTGGGCGCTGAACATCCAGCCCCACGCGCCCGAGTTCGACTACTGGGCCCACCTCGAGACCTACTATCGAGCGCTTCGTAAGCGCGGTGTGGCGGTCGATATCGTGCCGCCGACGCGCGACCTCGAGGACTACGCCGCCGTCGTCGCGCCGACGCTACACCTCGTCGACGACGAGCTCGCGACGCGGCTCACGGAGTACGTCGACGGCGGGGGGAACCTGCTGCTGACGATGCGCTCCGGCGTCAAGGATCGGGCGAACCAACTGCTGAACGAACCGGCGCCGGGCCCGCTCGCGGACCTCGTGGGCGCGACGGTCGACGCTCACGAGGCGCCGCATCCGAAGCAGGAGCGCGCGCTCGAGTACGACGGCGAGTCGTTCGACTACCGCGTCTGGGACGAGTGGCTCGAGCCCGAGACGGCGACCGTGACCGGAACCCACCGGGCCGGGACTGCAGCCGGCACCCCCGCGATCACGACGAACGACGTCGGCGACGGTCGCGTCCGCTACTGCGGCGTCTGGCCGGAAGACGAACTGGCGGATGCGATCGTGACCGACCTGCTCGAGGACGCGAACGTGGCGACGACTCCGGAGCCACTACCGGCGAACGTCCGCGCCATCGGTCGAAACGGCTACTCGTGGGTCCTGAACTTCACGGGCGAGGAACGGGTCCTCTCGCTGCCGACCGATGCGTCGGTAGTAGTGGGCTCGGACACGGTTCCAGCGTACGATTTCGCTGTCGTCGATACGTCGGTGACCGAACTCGAGGTCGAGTAA